A part of Hydrogenobacter sp. T-8 genomic DNA contains:
- a CDS encoding arsenic resistance protein, whose translation MSFLAKFQSLWVIFAVLLGLYLSRFEVIREVSGYLITPSLVLMLFGLFLGMPLREVLDAYRNRRFFFISLMVNFLITPAVAYLLGYIFLRENTALWIGFVMLLVTPCTDWYLIFTAMAGGNLPLSTSILPVNFFMQVALLPLYLELFFSKEGFVNLWSILESIAFVIVLPLLTAQALRRLRFSERLSFLASFQSLFLFIAIVSMFASQGQAITHKPFLLLKMLTPLLIFFLFAFLVGVFLGRLILRSYQNTASLTLTLMARNSPIALAIALTAFENEPLIALALVIGPLVELPVLFLAVRGLLLLKKLSL comes from the coding sequence ATGAGTTTTCTCGCCAAGTTTCAAAGCCTTTGGGTCATCTTTGCAGTCCTCTTGGGTTTGTATTTGAGTAGGTTTGAGGTTATAAGGGAAGTCTCTGGCTACCTTATAACGCCCTCTTTGGTTCTTATGCTCTTTGGTCTATTTCTTGGCATGCCCCTTAGGGAAGTGTTAGATGCTTACAGAAACCGTAGGTTTTTCTTTATAAGCCTAATGGTTAACTTTCTCATTACCCCTGCGGTTGCATATCTTCTTGGGTATATATTCCTAAGGGAAAATACAGCCCTCTGGATAGGCTTTGTGATGCTCTTAGTCACTCCTTGCACTGACTGGTATCTTATCTTCACCGCCATGGCAGGTGGAAACCTACCCCTTAGCACCTCCATACTTCCTGTGAACTTTTTTATGCAGGTAGCCCTTTTGCCCCTTTATCTGGAGCTGTTCTTTTCTAAGGAAGGCTTTGTTAACCTCTGGTCTATTTTGGAAAGCATAGCCTTTGTGATAGTGTTGCCCCTTCTTACTGCCCAAGCTCTCAGAAGGTTAAGGTTTTCGGAGAGGCTTTCCTTCTTAGCGAGTTTTCAAAGCCTTTTTCTCTTCATTGCCATCGTATCCATGTTTGCCTCTCAAGGTCAGGCTATAACCCACAAGCCATTTTTGCTTTTGAAGATGCTTACGCCTCTTCTTATCTTCTTTCTCTTTGCCTTTTTAGTAGGTGTTTTTCTTGGACGCCTCATACTCAGGAGCTACCAGAACACTGCCAGCTTGACCCTTACCCTAATGGCAAGGAACTCACCCATAGCTTTGGCTATAGCCCTTACCGCCTTTGAGAACGAACCCCTTATAGCCCTTGCCTTAGTGATAGGACCCTTGGTAGAACTGCCCGTGCTCTTTTTAGCAGTAAGAGGGCTTTTACTCTTAAAGAAATTGAGCTTATAA
- the argH gene encoding argininosuccinate lyase → MQKPWEGRFKEKTEEFVERFTQSVSFDKELALWDIKQSKAHVKTLQKAGVLTEEEAQKLLLGLEDIEKDIKEGSFDFKQELEDVHMNIEAELIRRLGEVGGKLHTARSRNDQVATDERLYIKDKLTEVIQSLRALRKELVKLAERSVDILLPSYTHLQRAQPIRLAHYFLAYREMFLSDEQRFINAYRSADCLPLGSGASAGVDFPLDRFYTAELLGFGRLCRNSLQATAERDFILDVLYACAVCGMRLSRLSEDLIIWSTEEFGFVDLPDRLCTGSSIMPQKKNPDVLELIRGKTGRLYGNLMNLLVVLKGLPMAYNRDLQEDKEPLFDSLRTIKDCIEGMTLVLEGMSIRTDRMEKASGGFTLMTDLANYLVLKGIPFRQAHKTAGSITAYLLEKGKRPEELTLEELRSFSELYQEDALELLRPDRVADRRKTYGGTAREEVLKRLQVAKREEGIP, encoded by the coding sequence ATGCAGAAGCCCTGGGAAGGCAGGTTTAAAGAAAAAACAGAGGAGTTTGTGGAGAGGTTTACCCAGTCGGTAAGTTTTGACAAGGAGCTTGCCCTGTGGGATATAAAACAAAGCAAAGCCCACGTAAAGACCCTACAAAAGGCTGGAGTGCTTACAGAAGAAGAAGCCCAAAAACTCCTTCTTGGTCTTGAAGACATAGAAAAGGACATAAAGGAAGGAAGTTTTGACTTCAAGCAGGAGCTGGAAGATGTGCATATGAACATAGAGGCGGAGCTCATAAGAAGGCTTGGAGAAGTGGGAGGAAAGCTACACACCGCAAGAAGCAGAAACGACCAAGTGGCTACCGACGAAAGACTATACATAAAGGACAAGCTCACAGAGGTTATCCAAAGTCTAAGAGCTCTCAGAAAAGAGCTCGTGAAATTAGCGGAAAGGTCCGTAGATATCCTACTGCCTTCCTACACTCACCTTCAGAGGGCTCAACCTATAAGGCTTGCTCACTACTTTCTTGCCTACAGAGAGATGTTTCTAAGCGACGAGCAAAGGTTTATAAACGCCTATAGAAGTGCGGACTGTTTACCCCTTGGCTCTGGAGCGTCCGCAGGCGTAGACTTTCCACTGGATAGGTTTTATACCGCAGAGCTCTTAGGCTTTGGTAGGCTCTGTAGAAACTCCCTGCAGGCAACTGCAGAGAGGGACTTTATACTTGATGTGTTATACGCCTGTGCGGTTTGTGGCATGAGGCTTTCAAGGCTTTCAGAAGACTTGATAATCTGGTCTACAGAGGAGTTTGGCTTTGTGGACCTACCCGATAGGCTATGCACTGGAAGCTCCATAATGCCTCAGAAGAAAAACCCAGATGTGCTTGAACTAATAAGAGGCAAAACTGGAAGGCTTTATGGAAATCTTATGAACCTTTTGGTGGTCCTAAAGGGTCTTCCCATGGCATACAACAGAGACCTACAAGAGGACAAAGAACCCCTCTTTGATAGCTTAAGGACTATAAAGGACTGTATTGAAGGTATGACGCTTGTGTTAGAAGGTATGAGTATAAGGACAGACAGGATGGAAAAAGCAAGCGGAGGCTTTACCCTCATGACAGACCTTGCCAATTACTTGGTCTTGAAAGGAATCCCCTTTAGGCAGGCACATAAAACCGCAGGCTCAATAACCGCCTACCTTCTTGAAAAGGGTAAAAGACCAGAGGAGCTTACCCTTGAAGAGCTAAGGAGCTTTTCTGAGCTTTACCAAGAGGATGCCTTGGAGCTTTTGAGACCAGATAGGGTAGCGGACAGGAGAAAAACCTACGGCGGGACTGCAAGGGAAGAAGTTTTAAAAAGGCTACAAGTAGCTAAAAGGGAGGAAGGCATACCATGA
- a CDS encoding Rpn family recombination-promoting nuclease/putative transposase: protein MSSKDIVLKDVFEEIPHRLSKILAPAPIKELLPTNFPSTELRVDFLARLEDESILHIEFQSFNDTNMPFRMLRYYLAILERYPSSPIKQLLVYVGNRKLRMKSRLRLRNLSFSYEMIDIRQIDCKVLLESPDPMDRLLACLCKVEDEAYLIEKLIRTMEGMNEEERKDYLLKALTLTELRPNLRIRLTEDVKHVPIAVRPEDIKLPKRRLKKDILYRLGLKEGEQIGLEEGLLKSTQEMVLSLIECRLGYVPDEVTDFV, encoded by the coding sequence GTGTCTTCAAAGGACATAGTTTTAAAGGATGTTTTTGAAGAAATCCCACACAGACTAAGCAAAATACTCGCACCCGCACCCATAAAGGAACTGCTACCCACCAACTTCCCTTCCACAGAGTTAAGAGTGGACTTTTTAGCAAGGCTTGAGGATGAAAGCATACTGCATATAGAGTTCCAGTCCTTTAACGACACTAACATGCCCTTTAGAATGCTACGCTATTACCTTGCCATATTAGAGAGATATCCAAGCAGTCCTATAAAACAGCTCCTTGTGTATGTGGGAAACAGAAAACTAAGAATGAAGTCAAGGCTAAGGCTTAGAAACCTTAGCTTTAGCTACGAGATGATTGACATAAGGCAGATAGACTGCAAAGTGCTTTTGGAAAGCCCAGACCCTATGGATAGGCTTTTAGCTTGTTTGTGTAAGGTAGAGGACGAGGCATATCTGATAGAGAAACTCATAAGGACTATGGAAGGGATGAACGAGGAAGAAAGGAAGGACTATCTACTGAAAGCATTGACACTAACAGAACTGCGACCTAACTTAAGGATAAGGCTCACGGAGGATGTCAAGCATGTGCCTATAGCGGTTAGACCTGAGGATATAAAATTGCCAAAGAGAAGGCTGAAAAAGGATATTCTATATAGGCTTGGGCTTAAGGAAGGCGAGCAAATCGGTCTTGAGGAAGGTCTTTTAAAGTCCACCCAAGAGATGGTTTTAAGTCTCATAGAATGTAGGCTCGGCTATGTGCCAGACGAGGTAACTGATTTTGTTTAA
- a CDS encoding flagellar hook-basal body protein produces the protein MAIEYQPLYILSSGMLLQQRKLETITNNLANVDTPAFKKDLILASLWETPMGQSFPDIDPQNPSNNFLYPVVERIFTDLSQGAIKQTGNPLDLAIEGNGFFAVRSGQEVLYTRKGNFRLDAESYLVNELGYRVLDTNLNEIRLEGQPTFGIDGSVFVNGQQIATIGVFELQNPQKIGRDLFTGQAQPAQGYRLMQGFLELSNVNPILEMAKLIQTHRAHEVYSNLIRSLDAIYERFNQSF, from the coding sequence ATGGCGATAGAATACCAGCCCTTATACATACTATCAAGCGGAATGCTACTCCAACAGAGAAAGTTGGAAACCATAACCAACAACCTTGCAAACGTGGACACGCCAGCCTTTAAGAAAGACCTAATTTTGGCAAGCCTCTGGGAAACTCCTATGGGTCAGAGCTTTCCAGACATTGACCCACAAAACCCAAGCAACAACTTTTTGTATCCAGTCGTAGAGAGAATCTTTACAGACCTCTCTCAGGGTGCTATAAAACAGACGGGCAACCCGCTTGACCTTGCCATAGAGGGCAATGGCTTTTTTGCGGTTAGAAGTGGTCAAGAGGTGCTATATACAAGAAAGGGAAACTTTAGGCTGGACGCAGAAAGCTATCTTGTCAATGAGCTTGGCTACAGAGTGCTTGATACAAACCTCAATGAGATAAGGCTGGAAGGGCAACCAACTTTTGGTATTGATGGTTCTGTGTTTGTGAACGGTCAGCAAATTGCTACTATCGGTGTGTTTGAGCTTCAAAACCCTCAGAAAATAGGAAGAGACCTCTTTACAGGTCAGGCTCAGCCTGCTCAAGGCTATAGGCTCATGCAAGGCTTTCTTGAACTTTCCAATGTGAACCCTATTCTTGAAATGGCAAAGCTTATTCAAACCCACAGAGCTCACGAGGTTTATTCCAATCTTATAAGGTCTCTTGACGCCATTTATGAGAGGTTTAACCAGAGCTTTTAA
- a CDS encoding 5'-3' exonuclease, translating into MKVLHLLDGSAFLYRSFFALPPLSTRSGFPTGAIYGFMRAIFSILKTEKPSYFAIAFDLPAPTKREEVYREYKAKRPSMPDPLKVQIPVIKELVDLLGIKRYEVEGYEADDIIATISWWALERGFSVKVYSPDKDILSLVCERLVVVNPISGEVFDRKKVLEKFGVPPEKLPDYLALVGDKVDNIEGVKGIGPKTAIKVLEAYGSVENLLRNWQDFLRAFPQANRESLELALSLLKLQKVEGLSLKEEELRLKSPNFNALRKRFEELEMKSLIKELDSLSKTSTQKSLF; encoded by the coding sequence ATGAAGGTTTTGCATCTCCTTGACGGCTCCGCCTTTCTGTATAGGAGCTTTTTTGCTCTTCCACCTCTTTCCACAAGGTCTGGCTTTCCCACCGGTGCCATATACGGCTTTATGAGGGCTATCTTTTCCATACTAAAAACAGAAAAGCCTTCTTACTTTGCCATAGCCTTTGACCTGCCTGCACCCACAAAGAGAGAAGAGGTCTATAGAGAATACAAAGCCAAAAGACCTTCCATGCCAGACCCCTTAAAGGTCCAGATACCAGTTATAAAGGAGCTTGTTGACCTTCTTGGCATTAAAAGGTATGAAGTGGAAGGCTATGAGGCGGATGACATAATTGCAACCATAAGCTGGTGGGCTCTTGAAAGAGGCTTTTCTGTAAAAGTCTACTCACCAGACAAGGATATATTGTCGCTTGTGTGTGAAAGGCTTGTGGTGGTTAATCCCATAAGCGGTGAGGTCTTTGACAGGAAAAAAGTTTTGGAAAAGTTTGGCGTTCCACCAGAAAAACTTCCAGACTACCTTGCCCTTGTGGGTGATAAGGTGGATAATATAGAAGGCGTAAAGGGTATAGGTCCAAAAACTGCCATAAAAGTTCTTGAAGCCTACGGTAGTGTGGAAAACCTTTTGAGAAACTGGCAAGACTTCCTTAGAGCCTTTCCTCAGGCAAACAGAGAAAGCCTTGAGCTTGCTTTATCTCTTCTAAAACTGCAAAAAGTAGAGGGTTTAAGCCTAAAAGAAGAAGAGTTAAGGCTAAAAAGTCCTAACTTTAACGCATTAAGGAAAAGGTTTGAAGAATTGGAAATGAAAAGCCTTATAAAGGAGCTTGACAGCCTCTCAAAGACATCCACACAGAAGAGCCTTTTTTAA
- the thiE gene encoding thiamine phosphate synthase produces MQKPNLTLYLVTDDRYFMDRDLVSTIESAIKGGITALQYRFKNKSTRQMYEELLVLRELTQRYNVQLVVNDRVDLALAVSADGVHVGQEDLPPDVVRKLVGDKMFIGYSVNSVDKLKEVEHLPIDYIGFGSVYETTTKANYKLVGIEGLRQAVKLTSKPIVAIGGITHYRVAEVLAAGAKGIAVVSAILGFEDVEKATRSLVEAMKGYYRRALHEGFASP; encoded by the coding sequence ATGCAAAAGCCCAATCTAACCCTATACCTTGTAACCGATGACCGCTACTTTATGGACAGGGACCTCGTATCTACCATAGAGTCCGCCATAAAGGGTGGAATAACTGCACTCCAGTATAGGTTTAAAAACAAGTCCACAAGGCAGATGTATGAGGAGCTTTTGGTTCTTAGAGAGCTCACTCAAAGGTATAATGTTCAGCTTGTGGTAAACGATAGGGTGGACTTAGCTCTTGCGGTGTCTGCGGACGGTGTTCATGTGGGTCAAGAAGACCTTCCTCCCGATGTGGTCAGAAAGCTCGTAGGAGACAAGATGTTTATAGGTTACTCAGTAAACTCTGTGGATAAGCTAAAAGAGGTGGAGCATCTTCCCATAGACTATATAGGCTTTGGTTCTGTGTATGAGACTACCACAAAGGCAAACTACAAATTGGTGGGTATAGAGGGTCTGCGTCAAGCGGTAAAGCTAACCTCAAAGCCCATAGTCGCCATAGGTGGTATAACTCACTATCGTGTTGCGGAAGTGCTCGCTGCGGGTGCAAAGGGTATTGCGGTGGTTTCTGCTATCCTTGGCTTTGAGGACGTAGAAAAGGCTACAAGAAGCCTTGTGGAAGCTATGAAAGGCTATTACAGAAGGGCTCTCCATGAAGGTTTTGCATCTCCTTGA
- a CDS encoding Fur family transcriptional regulator, with the protein MQLEELKQKFEQFLRQNGHKITKGRFEIIDKIASYGPHFEIEELVRWIANQDRTIASRSTVYRTVRLLQEFGAIREVIKLGNRTIYEFVAGKPHHEHLICVECGKIIEFYKEEIEEFQDKVCEEHNFTPLNHRLEIFGICSDCKAKKYENRRLEVGA; encoded by the coding sequence ATGCAGTTGGAAGAGCTAAAGCAGAAGTTTGAGCAGTTTCTCAGACAGAACGGACACAAGATAACAAAGGGCAGGTTTGAGATAATAGACAAAATAGCCAGCTATGGTCCTCACTTTGAGATAGAAGAACTTGTCCGCTGGATAGCAAACCAAGACAGGACAATAGCCAGCCGGTCCACCGTCTACAGAACCGTAAGGCTTCTTCAGGAGTTTGGAGCAATAAGGGAGGTAATAAAGCTGGGTAACAGAACCATATACGAGTTTGTGGCGGGAAAGCCACACCATGAGCATCTCATATGCGTGGAATGCGGGAAGATAATAGAGTTTTACAAAGAGGAAATAGAGGAGTTTCAAGACAAGGTATGCGAAGAGCACAACTTTACACCTTTAAACCACAGACTTGAAATTTTTGGTATATGCTCAGACTGCAAGGCAAAAAAATATGAGAATAGAAGGCTGGAAGTTGGAGCTTAA
- a CDS encoding lytic transglycosylase domain-containing protein: MRIEGWKLELKTTRAGHIKPSEDFSSYLNSAIEKPQEQVNKEALPVDARISAKVEEVSKKYGIPKELIYAIIKQESNFNPMAYNKNKDGTEDRGLMQVNYQHNLRLMREYGITDPNQLFDIETNIELGARILYENFQRFGNWAMAVKAYNGLRADNWDYVRGVFEKLALFR; this comes from the coding sequence ATGAGAATAGAAGGCTGGAAGTTGGAGCTTAAAACTACGAGAGCAGGGCATATAAAACCCAGCGAGGACTTTAGCTCTTACCTTAACTCTGCTATAGAAAAACCACAGGAGCAGGTCAATAAAGAAGCCTTGCCAGTAGATGCAAGAATTAGTGCAAAGGTGGAAGAGGTATCCAAAAAGTATGGTATCCCTAAGGAGTTAATCTATGCAATAATAAAGCAAGAGAGCAATTTCAACCCTATGGCTTACAATAAAAACAAAGATGGCACAGAGGATAGAGGTCTCATGCAGGTCAACTACCAGCACAACCTAAGGCTTATGAGAGAATATGGCATAACAGACCCAAACCAGCTTTTTGATATAGAAACCAACATAGAGCTTGGAGCAAGGATACTCTATGAAAACTTCCAAAGGTTTGGCAACTGGGCTATGGCTGTAAAAGCCTACAATGGGCTAAGGGCGGACAACTGGGACTATGTGAGGGGAGTTTTTGAGAAGCTGGCTCTTTTTAGGTGA
- a CDS encoding ribonuclease H-like YkuK family protein, translating to MPLIKDIEEVKEFIRKTSQKTAVYVGCDSRQVKNHTVFVSVVVVHIDSSRGAKIFWKVDKVPRIRSLRQRLLEEVSRAVYLALEVSEVVGNRPFEVHLDINPNPEHNSSVILKEAIGYVLAQGLKPVVKPHSIAATTVADYITGKY from the coding sequence ATGCCTCTCATAAAGGACATTGAGGAGGTAAAGGAGTTTATAAGAAAAACCTCGCAGAAGACCGCTGTTTATGTGGGTTGTGATTCAAGGCAGGTTAAAAACCACACGGTCTTTGTTTCTGTGGTAGTTGTTCACATAGATTCTTCCAGAGGTGCAAAGATATTTTGGAAAGTAGACAAAGTGCCACGCATAAGGTCCCTCAGACAAAGGCTTTTAGAGGAGGTGAGTAGAGCAGTCTACCTTGCCCTTGAGGTTTCTGAAGTGGTTGGCAACAGACCTTTTGAAGTCCACCTTGATATAAACCCAAACCCAGAGCATAACTCCAGCGTCATACTCAAGGAAGCAATAGGCTATGTGCTCGCCCAGGGTCTAAAGCCTGTGGTAAAGCCTCATTCCATCGCAGCTACTACTGTGGCGGACTATATTACCGGCAAATACTAA
- the speE gene encoding polyamine aminopropyltransferase: protein MMDTFFMERDPYAPIRHCYPISNVLYHGKSEYQEIMVVESPHFGRILVLDGVAQCDERYEFIYHEFMAHVPLYAHPNPENVLIIGGGDGGVLREVLKHPEVKRAVLVDIDKEVIEVSKRFLPTMAVAFEDPRAIILNEDGYKYIQDYENEFDVIIVDSTDPVGFAHVLTTEEFFKYVYSALKEDGIYVGQTESIHYHIEIVRRIQKALKKVFPIVDLYTAVIPGYAGYWWTMSIASKKHPVREPSREVKVQTKLYSADMHRHAFLPESFYNRLISGEYVF from the coding sequence ATGATGGACACCTTCTTTATGGAAAGAGACCCCTATGCACCCATAAGACACTGCTACCCTATAAGCAATGTGCTTTACCACGGCAAGAGCGAATATCAGGAGATAATGGTTGTGGAGTCGCCACACTTCGGAAGAATCTTGGTGCTTGATGGTGTTGCTCAGTGCGACGAGCGGTATGAGTTCATCTACCACGAGTTTATGGCACATGTGCCCCTATATGCCCATCCCAACCCAGAAAATGTCCTCATAATAGGCGGAGGAGACGGCGGAGTTCTAAGGGAAGTTCTTAAGCACCCAGAGGTCAAAAGGGCTGTCCTTGTGGACATAGACAAGGAGGTTATAGAGGTCTCCAAAAGGTTTTTACCTACCATGGCGGTCGCCTTTGAAGACCCAAGGGCAATAATCCTTAATGAAGATGGCTACAAATACATTCAAGACTATGAGAATGAGTTTGACGTGATAATAGTAGATTCCACAGACCCAGTAGGCTTTGCCCACGTGTTAACCACAGAGGAGTTCTTTAAGTATGTCTACAGCGCCCTCAAGGAGGACGGCATATACGTGGGTCAGACAGAGTCCATACATTACCACATTGAAATAGTTAGAAGAATACAGAAGGCTCTTAAGAAAGTTTTCCCAATAGTAGACCTCTACACCGCAGTAATACCAGGATACGCAGGATACTGGTGGACCATGTCCATAGCTTCTAAGAAGCACCCCGTAAGAGAACCTTCCAGAGAGGTAAAGGTTCAGACAAAGCTATACTCTGCGGACATGCACCGTCATGCCTTCTTGCCAGAGAGCTTTTATAACAGGCTCATATCCGGTGAATACGTGTTTTAG